A genomic stretch from Seriola aureovittata isolate HTS-2021-v1 ecotype China chromosome 13, ASM2101889v1, whole genome shotgun sequence includes:
- the LOC130179640 gene encoding otoferlin-like, translated as MKRSKHRGHKEDRNGDEPAILETENLDRQGMFMGGGPDPDTISLASVTAVTTNVSNKRSKPDIKMEPSSGRPVDYQVSVTVIEARQLVGLNMDPMVCVEIGDDKKYTSMKESTNCPYYNEYFVFDFHVPPDVMFDKILKLSVIHSKNLLRSGTLVGTFKLDVGTIYSQPEHQFYHKWALLSDPDDITAGCKGYVRCDVAVVAKGDTIKTPHKANESDEDDIEGNLLLPEGVPAERQWARYYLKIYRAEGLPKMNTSIMANVKKAFIGENKDLVDPYVQVQFAGQKGKTSVQKSCYEPIWNEQIVFTEMFPPLCKRMKIQIRDSDKVNDVAIGTHFLDLRKIANDGDKGFLPTLGPAWVNMYGSTRTYTLMDEYQELNEGLGEGVSFRARLLISLGVEILDPSSPDITSSTEVQLEGVPNISETATGKVEEFFLFGSFLEATMIDRKIGDKPINFEVTIGYYGNEIDGVVKPKTKGKKGGGDGDEEETDLIHNSSEEEMDDDGDLTSVATTPPMKPVITDRNYFHLPYFERKPCIYIKSWWQDQRRRLYNANIIDNIADKLEDGLNDVQEIIKTEKTYPERRLRGVLEELSQGCSQFLSLANKDQNQSGRTKLDRERLKLCMSEVETIGQQAKAMRSQVKKSTVRDKIKLAQNFLSKLRFLADEPQHSVPDVFIWMISNGKRIAYARVPSKDILYSSIDEERGKECGKVKTIFLRIPGKKGFGPAGWTVQSKIEIYLWLGLNRQRKDYLSGLPNGFEENKLAKGPGIPCSPPISLTYMMKQIFQLRVHMYQARSLFAADSTGLSDPFARVFFSTQSQVTEVLAETLCPTWDQLLVFENVELFGEASELRDDPPIIVIEIYDQDTVGKADFMGRTFAKPVVKMADEHYGPPRFPPQLEYYQIYRGNCTAGEMLAAFELLQIGPNGKADLPPIDGPTDMDRGPILPVPLGIRPVLSKYRIEVLFWGLRDLKRVNLAQVDRPRVDIECAGKGVQSALIPNYKKNPNFSTLVKWFEVDLPENELLHPPLNIRVVDCRAFGRYTLVGSNAVTSLRKFIYRASDKQANNWSTTEEIIVVNMEPEPSYKKMDTVVKLDSCSDAVVKVEDDDKDGKGKKKKRKKGDETEEEELDESMLDWWSKYFASIETLTEALKAQEAALSDSEDKEDMDAADGGDIKPDDSPVKGTKRGKGKKEKKKLALDPFEKKKPKLDELKVYPKELEGEFDNFEDWLHSFNLFRGKGGDDDDQNVTDEDRIVGKFKGSMCMYKVSDDMPRDVNFDSNMGMFQNIPHNDPINVLVRIYVIRATDLHPADINGKADPYIAIKLGKTEIKDKENYISKQLNPLFGKSFDVEATFPMDSTLTVSIYDWDLVGTDDLIGETKLDLENRFYSKHRATCGITCNYAIHGYNVWRDPMKPTHILAKLCKDGKLDGPHYGPGGRVKVENRVFMAPTEIEDENGLKKQTEEHLALTVLKHWEEIPRVGCKLVPEHVETRPLLHPDKPGIEQGRIEMWVDMFPKDMTAPGPALDISPRKPKKFELRVIIWNTDEVVLEDDDIFTGEKSSDIFVRGWLKGQQEDKQDTDVHYHSITGEGNFNWRFVYPFDYLMAEEKIVISKKESMFAWDETEYKIPARLNLQVWDADHFSADDFLGAIELDLNRFPRGAKTAKQCTIEMVTNEAEMPMVSIFKQKRIKGWWPFVARNEDDDEFELTGKVEAELHLLTGEEAEKNPVGEGRNEPEPLEKPNRPDTSLLWFLTPFKAIKHLVCNQYKWLAIKIVTALLLLAMLALFLYSMPGYMVKKMLGA; from the exons TATTTTGTGTTCGACTTCCACGTCCCCCCAGATGTGATGTTTGACAAAATCCTGAAGTTGTCT GTAATCCACTCTAAAAATCTTCTGCGCAGTGGAACACTGGTTGGAACCTTTAAACTGGATGTTGGCACAATCTACTCCCAGCCAG AACATCAGTTTTACCACAAATGGGCTTTATTGTCTGACCCTGACGACATCACAGCGGGTTGTAAAGGCTATGTTAGGTGTGATGTTGCAGTTGTGGCCAAAGGCGACACTATAAAGACCCCACACAAGGCCAATGAGTCTGATGAAGATGACATAGAGgg CAACCTCTTATTACCTGAGGGGGTACCTGCAGAGCGACAGTGGGCTCGCTATTACCTGAAGATCTACAGAGCAGAGGGACTCCCAAAAATGAACACCAGCATCATGGCCAATGTTAAAAAGGCCTTCATAGGAGAAAATAAGGACCTGGTTGATCCTTATGTCCAAGTTCAGTTTGCTGGGCAGAAG GGGAAAACATCAGTTCAGAAGAGCTGCTATGAGCCCATCTGGAATGAGCAAATTGTTTTCACTGAGATGTTTCCACCACTGTGCAAACGCATGAAGATCCAGATCCGCGACTCTGATAAAGTGAATGATGTTGCTATAGGAACACACTTCCTAGACCTGCGGAAGATTGCCAACGATGGGGACAAAG GCTTCCTTCCCACACTGGGTCCTGCCTGGGTTAACATGTACGGCTCCACCCGTACCTACACCCTGATGGACGAGTACCAGGAGTTAAACGAAGGACTTGGAGAGGGGGTGTCCTTCAGGGCCCGTCTGCTCATCAGCCTGGGTGTGGAAATCCTGGACCCCTCCTCCCCTGACATTACCAGCTCCACAGAGGTGCAGTTGGAGGGAGTACCCAACATCTCAGAG ACCGCGACTGGGAAGGTTGAGGAATTTTTCCTCTTTGGATCGTTCCTCGAGGCCACAATGATTGACAGAAAGATTGGTGATAAGCCCATCAACTTTGAGGTCACCATAG GTTACTACGGAAACGAGATTGATGGAGTTGTCAAGCCAAAAACAAAAGGGAAGAAGGGCGGAGGCGATGGTGACGAAGAAGAAACTGACCTGATTCACAACTCcagtgaggaggagatggaCGATGACGGAGACCTGACTTCAGTGGCAACTACACCTCCCATGAAACCCGTCATCACTGATCG AAACTACTTCCACCTGCCGTATTTTGAGAGGAAGCCTTGTATCTACATCAAGAGTTGGTGGCAGGATCAGAGAAGGAGGCTGTACAATGCCAACATTATAGACAACATTGCTGATAAACTG GAGGATGGACTCAATGATGTGCAAGAAATCATTAAGACAGAGAAGACCTACCCTGAGCGCAGACTGAGGGGAGTCCTTGAGGAACTCAGCCAAGGATGCAG TCAGTTTCTTTCGCTGGCAAACAAGGACCAGAATCAGTCTGGCAGAACCAAACTTGACAGGGAGCGACTGAAGCTGTGCATGTCAGAAGTG GAAACCATCGGCCAGCAAGCGAAGGCCATGAGGTCACAGGTGAAGAAAAGCACAGTGAGAGATAAAATCAAGCTGGCTCAGAACTTCCTCTCAAAGCTGCGCTTCCTGGCTGACGAA cctcAACACAGCGTtcctgatgttttcatctggaTGATAAGTAATGGGAAGCGTATTGCTTATGCACGTGTCCCTTCCAAAGACATCCTATATTCCAGTATAGATGAAGAGAGGGGAAAGGAGTGTGGCAAAGTCAAGACAATCTTTCTCAGG ATCCCTGGAAAGAAAGGCTTTGGTCCTGCTGGCTGGACCGTGCAGTCCAAGATAGAGATTTATCTGTGGCTGGGTCTGAATAGGCAGCGCAAAGACTACCTGAGTGGCCTCCCCAATGGATTTGAGGAGAATAAGTTGGCCAAAGGACCTGGTATCCCATGCTCACCTCCGATCAGCCTCACCTACATGA TGAAGCAGATCTTCCAGCTGAGGGTCCACATGTACCAAGCTCGCAGCCTGTTCGCTGCTGACAGCACAGGCCTGTCCGATCCTTTCGCAAGAGTCTTCTTCTCAACACAAAGTCAAGTCACCGAG GTGTTGGCTGAGACTCTCTGCCCCACATGGGACCAGCTGCTGGTCTTTGAGAATGTGGAGCTGTTTGGAGAGGCCAGCGAACTGAGAGACGACCCTCCGATCATCGTCATTGAAATCTATGATCAAGACACAGTG GGCAAAGCTGACTTCATGGGCAGAACCTTTGCTAAGCCTGTGGTCAAGATGGCCGATGAGCACTACGGCCCTCCGCGCTTCCCTCCACAGCTGGAGTACTATCAGATCTACCGCGGGAACTGCACTGCTGGAGAAATGCTGGCGGCCTTTGAACTGCTGCAG ATTGGCCCCAATGGGAAAGCTGACCTGCCTCCCATAGACGGTCCTACAGATATGGACCGTGGTCCGATCCTGCCTGTACCACTGGGGATCAGACCAGTGCTCAGCAAGTACAGGATTGAG GTTTTGTTCTGGGGCTTGAGAGACCTGAAGAGAGTGAATCTGGCCCAGGTGGATCGGCCTCGTGTGGACATTGAATGTGCCGGGAAGGGAGTACAGTCTGCCCTCATCCCCAACTACAAGAAAAACCCCAACTTCAGCACCCTCGTCAAGTGGTTTGAAGTG GATTTGCCTGAGAACGAGTTGCTTCACCCGCCACTGAACATCCGAGTGGTGGACTGCAGGGCTTTTGGTCGCTACACTCTGGTCGGCTCCAACGCTGTCACCAGCCTGCGGAAGTTCATCTACAGGGCGTCAGATAAGCAGGCCAACAACTGGTCCACAACAg AGGAAATCATTGTCGTCAACATGGAACCTGAGCCTTCTTATAAGAAGATGGACACTGTGGTCAAACTAGACTCT TGCTCCGATGCTGTGGTCAAAGTCGAG GATGACGATAAGGATGGAAaggggaaaaagaagaagaggaagaagggcGATgagactgaggaagaggaacTTGATGAGAGCATGTTGGACTGGTGGTCCAAATATTTTGCTTCTATTGAAACCTTGACAGAG GCACTCAAGGCTCAAGAAGCAGCTCTCTCAGATTCAGAAGACAAAGAGGACATGGACGCTGCAGATGGTGGAG ATATCAAACCCGATGACTCTCCTGTGAAAGGCaccaagagaggaaaaggaaagaaggagaagaagaagctggcGCTCGATCCGTTCGAAAAGAAAAAGCCGAAGCTGGATGAGTTGAAG GTGTATCCTAAGGAGCTGGAGGGTGAGTTTGACAACTTTGAGGACTGGCTCCACAGTTTTAATCTGTTCAGGGGAAAGGGTGGCGATGATGACGACCAGAACGTGACGGATGAAGACAGGATTGTTGGGAAATTCAAA GGCTCGATGTGCATGTACAAAGTGTCAGATGATATGCCCAGAGACGTGAACTTCGACTCCAACATGGGAATGTTTCAGAACATCCCTCACAACGATCCCATTAACGTCCTCGTCCGCATCTATGTCATCAGG GCGACTGATCTGCATCCAGCTGACATTAATGGGAAAGCTGACCCATACATCGCAATCAAACTGGGAAAGACAGAgatcaaagacaaagagaacTACATCTCTAAACAGCTGAACCCTTTGTTTGGCAA ATCCTTTGACGTGGAGGCCACATTCCCAATGGATTCCACACTCACGGTTTCAATTTACGACTGGGACCTGGTGGGAACCGATGATCTGATTGGAGAAACCAAACTCGACCTTGAGAACCGTTtctacagcaaacacagagccaCGTGTGGTATCACATGTAACTACGCCAT CCATGGTTACAATGTTTGGAGGGACCCAATGAAACCCACACACATCCTGGCGAAGCTGTGCAAGGATGGCAAACTGGATGGGCCTCACTATGGCCCTGGAGGAAGAGTGAAGGTGGAGAACCGTGTCTTCATGGCACCGACTGAGATCGAGGATGAAAATG GTTTGaagaagcagacagaggagcaCCTGGCTCTGACCGTGTTGAAGCACTGGGAGGAGATCCCACGGGTTGGATGCAAACTCGTCCCAGAACACGTGGAAACAAGACCACTGCTCCACCCTGACAAACCAGGAATTGAACAA GGAAGAATTGAGATGTGGGTGGATATGTTCCCTAAGGACATGACTGCCCCTGGCCCTGCACTTGACATTTCACCAAGGAAACCAAAGAA GTTTGAACTGAGGGTGATCATCTGGAACACAGATGAAGTTGTTCTTGAGGATGATGACATCTTTACTGGCGAGAAATCAAGTGATATATTTGTGCGAGG CTGGTTGAAAGGGCAGCAGGAGGACAAGCAGGACACTGACGTCCACTACCACTCCATCACTGGGGAGGGAAACTTCAACTGGCGCTTTGTCTACCCCTTCGACTACCTCATGGCAGAAGAGAAGATCGTCATCTCAAAGAAGGAGTCCATGTTTGCTTGGGATGAGACCGAGTACAAGATTCCAGCTCGTCTTAATCTGCAAGTGTGGGACGCTGACCATTTCTCTGCAGATGACTTCTTAG GTGCAATTGAGCTGGACCTGAACCGTTTCCCACGTGGTGCAAAGACTGCCAAGCAGTGCACCATTGAGATGGTGACAAATGAAGCAGAAATGCCCATGGTCTCCATCTTCAAACAGAAGAGGATCAAAGGCTGGTGGCCATTTGTGGCCagaaatgaagatgatgatgagtttGAGCTGACG GGAAAAGTGGAAGCAGAGCTGCACCTTCTGACAGGAGAGGAAGCCGAGAAAAACCCAGTTGGTGAAGGACGCAACGAACCAGAGCCACTAGAGAAACCCAA CCGCCCAGACACCAGCCTTCTGTGGTTCCTCACTCCCTTCAAAGCCATAAAACACTTGGTCTGCAACCAGTACAAGTGGCTGGCCATCAAGATTGTCactgctctcctgctgctggCCATGCTGGCTCTTTTCCTCTACAGCATGCCTGGTTACATGGTCAAGAAAATGCTGGGAGCTTGA